In the Arthrobacter zhaoxinii genome, one interval contains:
- a CDS encoding mycofactocin-coupled SDR family oxidoreductase, giving the protein MGRVQGKVALVTGAARGQGRSHAIRLAQEGADIIAVDLCDSVRGVTYPAATEEDLAQTAKEVEALDRRVVAVKADVRDRGALQNAIDAGAAELGRLDIVVANAGIMIMRPWDQTTQDIWDDTVGINLTGVWNTVQLAAPHLVEAGGGSIILTSSAAGLKGLPFLAPYVAAKHGVVGLMRAFATELAEHHIRVNSLHPTGVMTPMISGEDMQSFPVWLEEHPRLGSMSTNLLDVQAVQPADISNAVLFLASDEARYVTSLAMTVDAGVTQY; this is encoded by the coding sequence ATGGGGCGTGTGCAGGGAAAAGTTGCTTTGGTTACGGGGGCGGCCAGGGGTCAGGGCCGCAGCCACGCCATCCGGCTGGCACAGGAGGGCGCGGACATCATTGCCGTTGACCTCTGCGACTCCGTGCGGGGCGTAACCTACCCGGCTGCGACCGAGGAGGACCTCGCCCAGACGGCCAAGGAGGTCGAAGCCCTGGACCGGCGCGTCGTCGCGGTCAAGGCGGACGTCCGGGACCGGGGCGCCCTGCAGAACGCCATCGATGCGGGTGCGGCGGAGCTGGGCAGGCTGGATATCGTGGTGGCCAATGCGGGCATCATGATCATGCGGCCGTGGGACCAGACCACCCAGGACATCTGGGATGACACCGTGGGAATCAATCTCACCGGTGTCTGGAACACCGTGCAGCTGGCCGCCCCGCATCTGGTGGAGGCCGGCGGCGGCTCGATCATCCTCACCAGTTCCGCCGCGGGGCTGAAGGGACTGCCGTTCCTGGCGCCTTATGTCGCCGCCAAGCACGGCGTGGTGGGACTGATGCGGGCCTTTGCCACGGAGCTTGCCGAACACCATATCCGGGTCAATTCCCTCCATCCCACCGGGGTGATGACTCCCATGATCAGCGGTGAGGACATGCAGTCCTTTCCCGTCTGGCTGGAGGAACATCCCCGGCTGGGCAGCATGTCGACCAACCTGCTGGACGTCCAGGCGGTCCAGCCGGCGGATATTTCCAATGCGGTGTTGTTCCTGGCCTCCGACGAGGCCCGCTACGTCACGTCCCTGGCCATGACCGTGGATGCAGGGGTTACCCAGTACTGA
- a CDS encoding vWA domain-containing protein produces the protein MFEPVPGSGPGAVIQPVAARRRTPAGAAPPGSSRPGFTDEAAAPAEAGTAAVPVDPAVRARVRHIAALLSVPRPRADAVPRRGSGSLASLPYRGGSDDIDLDRTLEVLAERPVPDDEDIVVRDRVRTRRSVVLAVDVSGSMKGERLQTAAATVGALAAELHRDALAVIAFWSDAALLLPLGAELKPMELLDTLLRIPARGLTNISFPLELAHRELLRIPVRDARVLLLSDCVHNAGPDPRIAAARLPRLDVLIDTSAETDVELGRQLAREGRGTARTIHTYRDVAPAVSAVFAT, from the coding sequence GTGTTTGAGCCGGTGCCCGGTTCAGGTCCGGGCGCAGTGATCCAGCCCGTCGCGGCACGCCGGCGCACTCCGGCGGGGGCGGCACCTCCGGGTTCGTCCCGCCCGGGATTCACCGACGAGGCTGCTGCACCGGCGGAAGCCGGGACGGCCGCGGTACCTGTCGACCCGGCGGTCCGCGCACGGGTCCGGCATATCGCCGCCCTGCTGTCCGTACCCCGCCCGCGGGCGGACGCGGTGCCGCGCCGCGGCAGCGGATCACTCGCCAGCCTGCCCTACCGGGGCGGCAGTGATGACATCGACCTGGACCGGACCCTGGAAGTGCTGGCCGAGCGGCCGGTCCCCGACGACGAGGACATCGTGGTCCGGGACCGGGTGCGCACCCGCCGGTCCGTGGTGCTCGCGGTGGACGTGTCCGGGTCGATGAAGGGCGAACGCCTCCAGACCGCCGCTGCCACGGTGGGGGCATTGGCCGCCGAACTGCACCGGGACGCGCTGGCCGTCATTGCCTTCTGGTCCGATGCCGCCCTGCTGCTGCCGCTGGGCGCCGAGCTGAAGCCGATGGAGCTGCTGGACACGCTGCTGCGCATCCCGGCCCGGGGGCTCACCAACATCAGCTTTCCGCTGGAGCTCGCCCACCGTGAACTGCTGCGGATCCCGGTTCGGGACGCGAGGGTGCTGCTGCTCTCGGACTGCGTCCACAACGCCGGCCCGGATCCCCGGATTGCCGCGGCGCGCCTGCCTCGGCTGGACGTCCTGATCGACACCAGCGCCGAAACCGACGTCGAACTGGGCCGCCAGCTCGCCCGGGAAGGACGCGGCACCGCCCGAACCATCCATACCTACCGGGACGTTGCGCCAGCCGTAAGCGCAGTGTTCGCCACCTGA
- the mftD gene encoding pre-mycofactocin synthase MftD (MftD, an enzyme found in the mycofactocin biosynthesis locus, performs an oxidative deamination of 3-amino-5-[(p-hydroxyphenyl)methyl]-4,4-dimethyl-2-pyrrolidinone (AHDP). The resulting compound, now called pre-mycofactocin (PMFT), is a biologically active redox cofactor that can oxidize the non-exchangeable NADH of TIGR03971 family SDR-type oxidoreductases.): MFTNPWFETVAEAQRRAKKNLPKSVYGALVAGSERGVTVEDNIAAFSELGFAPHVVGQSAKRDLTTTVMGQQIALPVIISPTGVQAVHPEGEVAVARAAANRGTVMSLSSFASKPVEQVGAAAPQLFFQMYWSGTREAMIQRMERARAAGATGLISTLDWSFSNGRDWGSPVIPEKMTLKAMTRLAPEVLPHPRWLLAFARSGRVPDLTVPNLVPPGGEAPTFFGAYGEWMQTPPPTWEDVAWLRETWGGPFMLKGVTRVDDARRAVDAGVTALSVSNHGGNNLDGTPATIRLLPAVAQAVGGQVEVLLDGGIRRGSDVAKALALGARAVMIGRAYLWGLAANGQAGVENVLDILQGGLDSALRGLGKTSIHELRPEDLVIPSGFTRSVGDPPKDRES, from the coding sequence ATGTTCACCAATCCCTGGTTCGAAACCGTTGCCGAGGCCCAGCGCCGCGCCAAAAAAAACCTGCCGAAATCCGTCTACGGCGCGCTGGTCGCCGGATCGGAGCGAGGTGTCACCGTGGAGGACAACATTGCCGCGTTTTCGGAGCTGGGCTTCGCCCCGCACGTGGTCGGACAGTCCGCAAAGCGTGACCTGACCACCACCGTCATGGGGCAGCAGATCGCCCTGCCGGTAATCATCTCCCCCACCGGCGTGCAGGCTGTACACCCCGAGGGCGAAGTCGCAGTGGCGCGTGCGGCCGCAAACCGCGGGACCGTGATGAGCCTGAGTTCGTTCGCCAGCAAACCCGTGGAACAGGTGGGAGCGGCTGCTCCCCAGCTGTTCTTCCAGATGTACTGGAGCGGAACGCGGGAGGCGATGATCCAGCGCATGGAGCGTGCCCGGGCCGCCGGTGCCACGGGACTGATCTCCACCCTGGACTGGTCCTTCTCCAACGGCCGGGACTGGGGCAGCCCGGTGATCCCGGAAAAGATGACGCTGAAGGCCATGACTCGGCTGGCTCCGGAGGTGCTTCCGCATCCCCGCTGGCTGCTGGCCTTTGCCCGGTCCGGGCGGGTACCGGACCTGACGGTGCCGAACCTGGTCCCGCCGGGAGGCGAAGCCCCCACCTTCTTCGGAGCGTACGGCGAGTGGATGCAGACGCCGCCGCCCACCTGGGAGGACGTGGCCTGGCTGCGCGAGACGTGGGGAGGGCCGTTTATGCTCAAGGGCGTCACCCGCGTGGACGATGCCCGCCGGGCGGTCGACGCCGGCGTCACCGCACTCTCGGTCTCCAACCACGGCGGCAACAACCTCGACGGCACCCCGGCCACCATCCGGCTCCTCCCCGCCGTTGCCCAGGCCGTCGGCGGCCAGGTTGAGGTCCTGCTCGACGGGGGTATCCGGCGCGGCAGCGACGTGGCCAAGGCGCTGGCCCTGGGTGCCCGGGCCGTGATGATCGGCCGGGCCTACCTGTGGGGGCTGGCCGCGAACGGCCAGGCAGGGGTGGAGAACGTCCTGGACATCCTCCAGGGCGGCCTTGACTCCGCCCTGCGGGGGCTGGGGAAGACCTCCATCCATGAACTGCGCCCCGAGGACCTGGTCATTCCGTCCGGGTTCACCCGGTCAGTGGGAGACCCGCCCAAGGACCGGGAGAGCTGA
- a CDS encoding mycofactocin-coupled SDR family oxidoreductase, giving the protein MGRVEGKVAFITGAARGQGRSHALRLAQEGADIIAVDICGQVDTVHYPMATPEDLAQTVKDVEALDRRIVAIEADVRDYGTLKAAVDDGVAQLGRLDIVSANAGIAGFGAVDELTDEEWRDMLDINLTGVWHTAKAAIPHLRAGGNGGSIILTSSTAGLMGIGNLAHYVSAKHGVVGLMRALALELAPDMIRVNSVHPTSVDTDMIHNSATYNLFAPDLDNPTREQIGERFQALNVLPIKWVDAVDISNAVLFLASDEARYITGVTLPVDAGSTAK; this is encoded by the coding sequence ATGGGGCGTGTTGAAGGCAAAGTCGCATTCATTACCGGAGCCGCCCGGGGGCAGGGCCGCAGCCATGCGCTGCGGCTGGCCCAGGAGGGGGCGGACATCATCGCCGTCGACATCTGCGGCCAGGTGGACACCGTGCACTATCCCATGGCTACCCCTGAGGATCTGGCGCAGACCGTCAAGGATGTGGAGGCACTGGACCGCCGCATCGTGGCTATCGAAGCCGACGTCAGGGATTACGGCACGCTCAAGGCCGCGGTCGACGACGGCGTCGCACAGCTGGGGCGGCTGGACATCGTCAGTGCCAACGCCGGGATAGCGGGCTTCGGCGCCGTCGATGAGCTGACTGACGAGGAATGGCGGGACATGCTGGACATCAACCTGACCGGTGTCTGGCACACGGCGAAGGCCGCCATCCCCCATCTGCGGGCCGGCGGCAACGGCGGATCCATCATTCTCACCAGCTCCACCGCCGGACTGATGGGCATTGGAAACCTTGCGCACTACGTGTCGGCAAAGCACGGCGTCGTCGGGTTGATGCGCGCGCTGGCGCTCGAACTCGCGCCGGACATGATCAGGGTCAATTCCGTGCACCCCACGAGCGTGGACACGGACATGATCCACAACAGTGCCACCTACAACCTCTTCGCACCCGATCTGGACAATCCGACGCGGGAGCAGATCGGAGAACGTTTCCAGGCCCTCAATGTGCTGCCGATCAAGTGGGTGGACGCGGTGGATATCTCCAACGCCGTCCTGTTCCTGGCCTCTGACGAGGCGCGGTACATCACCGGCGTGACCCTGCCCGTCGACGCCGGATCCACCGCCAAGTAA
- a CDS encoding AAA family ATPase, producing MQTTDIGATRDRIAAHLVGRERELELTLAAVAAGRDIVLEGPPGTSKTTMLKAITAEWGIPLLFVEGNADLTPAKLVGHHNPARVLREDYSADNFVAGPLVEAMQTGGFLYIEEFNRAPEDTLNTLLAAMADRSIAVPRVGSIPALDTFRVIASMNPYDNQGTTRLSTSVHDRLNRLAVGYQDDDAERGIVALRTDAPGALGEALIADAVALTRATRDHPDIRQGSSVRGAIDCVLVSGQLAGLRGISDPGDAGYRELVYDAMAVCLSGRIHLDEAAETTPERVLREIWEDHFILHPAAAAPG from the coding sequence GTGCAGACCACGGATATCGGGGCCACCCGGGACCGCATCGCCGCGCACCTCGTCGGCCGTGAGCGTGAGCTGGAACTTACGCTCGCGGCCGTCGCGGCCGGCCGCGACATAGTCCTGGAGGGCCCTCCGGGCACCAGCAAGACCACCATGCTCAAGGCCATCACTGCCGAATGGGGCATTCCGCTGCTCTTCGTCGAGGGGAACGCGGATCTGACCCCGGCCAAACTCGTAGGACACCACAACCCGGCACGGGTACTGCGCGAGGACTACAGTGCCGACAACTTCGTGGCCGGCCCCCTGGTGGAAGCAATGCAGACCGGCGGATTCCTGTACATCGAGGAGTTCAACCGGGCTCCGGAAGACACACTGAACACGCTGCTGGCTGCCATGGCGGACCGTTCCATCGCGGTCCCCCGCGTCGGCAGCATCCCGGCCCTGGACACCTTCCGGGTCATCGCGTCCATGAATCCCTACGACAACCAGGGCACCACCAGACTCTCCACGTCCGTGCATGACCGGTTGAACCGGCTTGCCGTCGGCTATCAGGACGACGACGCCGAACGCGGCATCGTGGCACTGCGCACCGACGCGCCGGGGGCGCTTGGAGAAGCGCTCATCGCCGACGCCGTGGCACTGACGCGGGCCACCCGGGACCATCCGGATATCCGCCAGGGCTCCAGCGTGCGCGGCGCCATCGACTGCGTGCTGGTGTCCGGCCAGCTCGCCGGCCTCCGCGGGATCTCCGACCCCGGCGATGCCGGCTACCGCGAGTTGGTCTACGACGCGATGGCGGTCTGCCTCTCCGGACGCATCCACCTGGACGAAGCCGCCGAGACGACTCCGGAACGGGTGCTGCGGGAGATATGGGAGGACCACTTCATCCTTCATCCTGCGGCGGCGGCACCCGGTTGA
- a CDS encoding mycofactocin-coupled SDR family oxidoreductase, producing MGRVEGKVAFITGAARGQGRSHAVRLAQEGADIIAVDLCDTLPGVGYPSATEEDLAQTVKEVEALDRRIIAAKADVRDRGALQKAIETGVAELGRLDIVVANAGICIMKPWNEVTPEIWNDTVGTNLTGVWNTVQLAAPHLVEAGGGSIILTSSAAGLKGLPFLTPYVAAKHGVVGIMRAFATELAEHNIRVNTVHPTGVDTAMASGDGMAAMGAMLEAHPRIGGMMTNLLPVDITQPVDISNAVLFLASDEARYVTSLAMTVDAGNTQY from the coding sequence ATGGGGCGTGTAGAAGGAAAAGTCGCGTTTATTACCGGAGCTGCCCGCGGTCAGGGCCGCAGCCATGCAGTCCGGCTGGCGCAGGAGGGCGCGGACATCATCGCCGTGGACCTCTGCGACACACTGCCGGGGGTCGGCTACCCGTCGGCCACGGAGGAAGACCTGGCCCAGACCGTCAAGGAAGTTGAGGCACTCGACCGGCGCATCATCGCCGCCAAAGCCGATGTCCGGGACCGCGGCGCCCTGCAGAAAGCCATCGAGACCGGCGTCGCGGAGCTCGGCCGGCTGGACATTGTGGTGGCCAACGCCGGCATCTGCATCATGAAGCCGTGGAACGAAGTCACCCCGGAAATCTGGAACGACACCGTGGGCACCAACCTGACCGGCGTCTGGAACACGGTACAGCTGGCGGCGCCGCACCTGGTGGAAGCCGGCGGCGGCTCCATCATCCTCACCAGCTCCGCCGCGGGCCTGAAGGGACTGCCGTTCCTGACCCCCTATGTCGCCGCCAAGCACGGCGTGGTGGGCATCATGCGCGCCTTCGCCACGGAGCTGGCCGAGCACAACATCCGGGTCAACACGGTGCATCCCACCGGCGTCGACACGGCGATGGCGTCCGGCGACGGAATGGCGGCCATGGGCGCAATGCTGGAGGCCCACCCGCGGATCGGCGGCATGATGACCAACCTGCTGCCGGTGGACATCACGCAGCCGGTGGACATATCCAACGCCGTGCTTTTCCTCGCCTCGGATGAGGCCCGCTACGTCACCTCGCTCGCGATGACGGTCGACGCCGGCAACACCCAGTACTAG
- a CDS encoding mycofactocin-coupled SDR family oxidoreductase has product MGNLDGKVAFITGAARGQGRAHALRLAREGADIIAVDLCGPVETVTEFYPPATPEDLKETTRQVEALDRRIVAVETDVRDIEALTAAVNDGVAQLGRLDIVVANAGIFTFGSATHKVDEQSWQDLMDINVTGVWHTYKAAAEHLIASGPGGSVVIISSLAGFKGLANVAAYTTTKHAVVGLMKVLANELGPYGIRVNTIHPNSVDTPMVKNRKTYQLFRPELDDPQAADAEAAFAGTNPMGKAWIEPEHVSNAVAWLASDQSYYVSGGQIPVDAGGAVH; this is encoded by the coding sequence ATGGGAAACCTTGACGGAAAAGTAGCGTTTATCACGGGCGCAGCCCGCGGCCAGGGGCGGGCGCACGCCCTGCGGCTGGCCCGCGAGGGGGCGGACATCATCGCCGTCGATCTCTGCGGTCCGGTGGAGACCGTGACCGAGTTCTATCCCCCGGCAACCCCGGAGGATCTGAAGGAAACCACACGCCAGGTCGAAGCCCTGGACCGGCGCATTGTCGCGGTGGAGACCGACGTCCGCGACATCGAAGCGCTGACTGCGGCGGTGAACGACGGGGTGGCGCAGCTGGGCCGGCTGGACATCGTGGTGGCCAACGCCGGCATCTTCACCTTCGGTTCCGCCACCCACAAGGTCGACGAACAGTCCTGGCAGGACCTGATGGACATCAACGTCACCGGCGTCTGGCACACCTACAAAGCGGCCGCCGAGCACCTGATCGCATCCGGACCCGGCGGCTCCGTCGTCATCATCTCCTCGCTGGCCGGGTTCAAGGGACTGGCGAACGTCGCGGCGTACACCACCACCAAGCATGCGGTTGTGGGCCTGATGAAGGTGCTTGCCAACGAGCTAGGCCCGTACGGGATCCGGGTCAACACCATCCACCCGAACTCCGTGGACACCCCCATGGTGAAGAACCGGAAGACCTACCAGTTGTTCCGGCCCGAACTGGATGATCCGCAGGCCGCGGACGCCGAAGCGGCGTTCGCGGGCACCAATCCCATGGGCAAGGCATGGATTGAGCCCGAGCATGTGTCCAACGCCGTGGCGTGGCTGGCCTCTGACCAGTCCTACTACGTCTCCGGCGGCCAGATCCCGGTCGACGCCGGCGGCGCCGTCCACTGA